From one Drosophila subpulchrella strain 33 F10 #4 breed RU33 chromosome 3L, RU_Dsub_v1.1 Primary Assembly, whole genome shotgun sequence genomic stretch:
- the LOC119553433 gene encoding transcription initiation factor TFIID subunit 6 isoform X1 has translation MSGKPSKSNSASSSMLYGSSISAESMKVIAESIGVGSLSDDAAKELAEDVSIKLKRIVQDAAKFMHHAKRQKLSVRDIDMALKVRNVEPQYGFVSKDFIPFRFASGGGRELHFTEDKEIDLSEITSSNSVKIPLDLTLRSHWFVVEGVQPTVPENPPPLSKDSQFLDSVNPVIKLDQGLNKDAAGKPTTGKIHKLKNVETIHVKQLATHELSVEQQLYYKEITEACVGSDEPRRGEALQSLGSDPGLHEMLPRMCTFIAEGVKVNVVQNNLALLIYLMRMVRALLDNPSLFLEKYLHELIPSVMTCIVSKQLCMRPELDNHWALRDFASRLMAQICKNFNTLTNNLQTRVTRIFSKALQNDKTHLSSLYGSIAGLSELGGEVIKVFIIPRLKFISERIEPHLLGTSMSNTDKTAAGHIRAMLQKCCPPILKQMRSAPDTAEDYKNDFGFLGPSLCQAVVKVRNAPASSIVTLSSSTINTAPITSAAQTATTIGRVSMPSTQRQGSPGVGVSALPQIRAIQANQPPQKFVIVTQNSPQPGQTKVVRRGSSPHSVVLSAASNGANASNSNSNSSASGSGNGGSLLSAAQRSSENVCSTLDANSLIIETEIVRAPPELDDLSHLE, from the exons ATGAGTGGAAAACCGTCGAAATCGAACAGTGCCTCGAGCAGCATGCTCTACGGCTCCAGTATCTCGGCGGAGTCCATGAAAGTGATCGCGGAGAGCATCGGTGTGGGCTCCCTTTCGGATGACGCCGCCAAAGAGCTGGCGGAGGATGTGTCCATCAAGCTGAAGAGGATTGTCCAGGACGCTGCCAAGTTCATGCACCACGCGAAGAGGCAGAAGCTCTCAGTGCGGGACATCGACATGGCCCTTAAGGTACGCAATGTGGAGCCGCAGTATGGCTTCGTTTCCAAGGACTTCATACCCTTCCGCTTCGCGTCCGGTGGAGGTCGGGAGCTGCATTTCACCGAGGACAAGGAGATTGACCTGAGTGAGATCACCTCCAGCAACTCTGTTAAGATTCCCCTGGACCTCACCCTGCGTTCCCACTGGTTTGTGGTGGAGGGAGTCCAACCCACTGTACCAGAAAACCCACCGCCGCTCTCGAAGGATTCTCAGTTCCTGGACTCCGTCAATCCAGTTATTAAACTCGATCAAGGTCTCAACAAAGATGCGGCCGGCAAACCAACCACCGGCAAGATCCACAAGCTTAAGAACGTGGAGACCATTCATGTCAAGCAGCTGGCCACGCACGAGTTGTCCGTGGAGCAGCAGTTGTACTACAAAGAAATCACGGAGGCCTGCGTGGGATCGGACGAACCGCGCCGCGGTGAGGCGCTGCAGTCACTGGGCTCCGATCCAGGCCTGCACGAAATGCTGCCCCGCATGTGTACCTTCATCGCCGAGGGTGTTAAGGTCAATGTAGTGCAAAACAATTTGGCGCTGCTCATTTACCTCATGCGAATGGTGCGAGCGTTGCTGGATAACCCATCGCTGTTTCTCGAGAAATAC CTACACGAACTGATACCCTCGGTGATGACATGTATTGTGTCAAAGCAGCTGTGCATGCGCCCTGAACTGGACAATCACTGGGCCCTCCGAGATTTTGCCTCTCGCCTGATGGCGCAGATCTGCAAGAACTTCAACACCCTGACCAACAATCTGCAAACCCGTGTCACCCG AATCTTCAGTAAGGCCTTGCAGAACGATAAGACCCACCTATCCTCGCTGTACGGCTCTATAGCAGGACTCTCAGAGCTGGGAGGCGAAGTCATCAAAGTTTTTATTATACCCCGCTTAAAGTTCATATCGGAGCGAATTGAACCTCACCTGCTCGGTACCTCTATGAGCAACACAGACAAGACGGCCGCCGGTCACATTCGCGCCATGCTGCAGAAGTGCTGTCCCCCGATTCTCAAGCAAATGCGCTCTGCACCAGACACGGCGGAGGACTACAAGAACGACTTTGGCTTTCTGGGACCATCGCTGTGTCAGGCGGTGGTCAAAGTAAGAAATGCGCCCGCCAGCAGCATTGTGACCCTGTCGTCGAGCACCATCAACACGGCACCCATCACGAGTGCAGCCCAAACGGCAACCACCATCGGGCGCGTGTCCATGCCCAGCACACAAAGACAGGG AAGCCCTGGGGTGGGGGTGTCGGCCCTGCCTCAGATAAGAGCCATCCAGGCCAATCAGCCGCCGCAAAAGTTTGTGATAGTCACCCAGAACTCGCCGCAGCCGGGCCAGACAAAGGTGGTGCGGCGGGGCAGCTCCCCGCACAGCGTAGTCCTCTCCGCAGCCTCCAACGGGGCCAATGCCTCCAACTCGAACTCAAATTCGAGCGCCAGCGGAAGCGGGAACGGCGGCAGCCTGCTTTCGGCCGCACAGCGGAGCAGCGAGAATGTGTGT AGCACCCTAGATGCCAACTCACTGATCATTGAGACGGAGATCGTACGCGCACCACCCGAGCTGGACGATCTCTCGCATCTGGAGTAG
- the LOC119553433 gene encoding transcription initiation factor TFIID subunit 6 isoform X2: protein MSGKPSKSNSASSSMLYGSSISAESMKVIAESIGVGSLSDDAAKELAEDVSIKLKRIVQDAAKFMHHAKRQKLSVRDIDMALKVRNVEPQYGFVSKDFIPFRFASGGGRELHFTEDKEIDLSEITSSNSVKIPLDLTLRSHWFVVEGVQPTVPENPPPLSKDSQFLDSVNPVIKLDQGLNKDAAGKPTTGKIHKLKNVETIHVKQLATHELSVEQQLYYKEITEACVGSDEPRRGEALQSLGSDPGLHEMLPRMCTFIAEGVKVNVVQNNLALLIYLMRMVRALLDNPSLFLEKYLHELIPSVMTCIVSKQLCMRPELDNHWALRDFASRLMAQICKNFNTLTNNLQTRVTRIFSKALQNDKTHLSSLYGSIAGLSELGGEVIKVFIIPRLKFISERIEPHLLGTSMSNTDKTAAGHIRAMLQKCCPPILKQMRSAPDTAEDYKNDFGFLGPSLCQAVVKVRNAPASSIVTLSSSTINTAPITSAAQTATTIGRVSMPSTQRQGSPGVGVSALPQIRAIQANQPPQKFVIVTQNSPQPGQTKVVRRGSSPHSVVLSAASNGANASNSNSNSSASGSGNGGSLLSAAQRSSENSTLDANSLIIETEIVRAPPELDDLSHLE from the exons ATGAGTGGAAAACCGTCGAAATCGAACAGTGCCTCGAGCAGCATGCTCTACGGCTCCAGTATCTCGGCGGAGTCCATGAAAGTGATCGCGGAGAGCATCGGTGTGGGCTCCCTTTCGGATGACGCCGCCAAAGAGCTGGCGGAGGATGTGTCCATCAAGCTGAAGAGGATTGTCCAGGACGCTGCCAAGTTCATGCACCACGCGAAGAGGCAGAAGCTCTCAGTGCGGGACATCGACATGGCCCTTAAGGTACGCAATGTGGAGCCGCAGTATGGCTTCGTTTCCAAGGACTTCATACCCTTCCGCTTCGCGTCCGGTGGAGGTCGGGAGCTGCATTTCACCGAGGACAAGGAGATTGACCTGAGTGAGATCACCTCCAGCAACTCTGTTAAGATTCCCCTGGACCTCACCCTGCGTTCCCACTGGTTTGTGGTGGAGGGAGTCCAACCCACTGTACCAGAAAACCCACCGCCGCTCTCGAAGGATTCTCAGTTCCTGGACTCCGTCAATCCAGTTATTAAACTCGATCAAGGTCTCAACAAAGATGCGGCCGGCAAACCAACCACCGGCAAGATCCACAAGCTTAAGAACGTGGAGACCATTCATGTCAAGCAGCTGGCCACGCACGAGTTGTCCGTGGAGCAGCAGTTGTACTACAAAGAAATCACGGAGGCCTGCGTGGGATCGGACGAACCGCGCCGCGGTGAGGCGCTGCAGTCACTGGGCTCCGATCCAGGCCTGCACGAAATGCTGCCCCGCATGTGTACCTTCATCGCCGAGGGTGTTAAGGTCAATGTAGTGCAAAACAATTTGGCGCTGCTCATTTACCTCATGCGAATGGTGCGAGCGTTGCTGGATAACCCATCGCTGTTTCTCGAGAAATAC CTACACGAACTGATACCCTCGGTGATGACATGTATTGTGTCAAAGCAGCTGTGCATGCGCCCTGAACTGGACAATCACTGGGCCCTCCGAGATTTTGCCTCTCGCCTGATGGCGCAGATCTGCAAGAACTTCAACACCCTGACCAACAATCTGCAAACCCGTGTCACCCG AATCTTCAGTAAGGCCTTGCAGAACGATAAGACCCACCTATCCTCGCTGTACGGCTCTATAGCAGGACTCTCAGAGCTGGGAGGCGAAGTCATCAAAGTTTTTATTATACCCCGCTTAAAGTTCATATCGGAGCGAATTGAACCTCACCTGCTCGGTACCTCTATGAGCAACACAGACAAGACGGCCGCCGGTCACATTCGCGCCATGCTGCAGAAGTGCTGTCCCCCGATTCTCAAGCAAATGCGCTCTGCACCAGACACGGCGGAGGACTACAAGAACGACTTTGGCTTTCTGGGACCATCGCTGTGTCAGGCGGTGGTCAAAGTAAGAAATGCGCCCGCCAGCAGCATTGTGACCCTGTCGTCGAGCACCATCAACACGGCACCCATCACGAGTGCAGCCCAAACGGCAACCACCATCGGGCGCGTGTCCATGCCCAGCACACAAAGACAGGG AAGCCCTGGGGTGGGGGTGTCGGCCCTGCCTCAGATAAGAGCCATCCAGGCCAATCAGCCGCCGCAAAAGTTTGTGATAGTCACCCAGAACTCGCCGCAGCCGGGCCAGACAAAGGTGGTGCGGCGGGGCAGCTCCCCGCACAGCGTAGTCCTCTCCGCAGCCTCCAACGGGGCCAATGCCTCCAACTCGAACTCAAATTCGAGCGCCAGCGGAAGCGGGAACGGCGGCAGCCTGCTTTCGGCCGCACAGCGGAGCAGCGAGAAT AGCACCCTAGATGCCAACTCACTGATCATTGAGACGGAGATCGTACGCGCACCACCCGAGCTGGACGATCTCTCGCATCTGGAGTAG
- the LOC119552936 gene encoding histone-lysine N-methyltransferase ash1 → MSSGQNETAAAKVLETQRAQESGSENEETDCITDQSSQSKSTKSATQFSVQRSDTDGLRMRISAIRPPLGVPATKKPLKPRKMSTQDTESGCSEARNRAASKKVKIKRKKLASTSGTSKSDKVSKSKKPQISAFSSDSEDDLPLKVHQQRAPRLLLTAISQAAQSAGKPPLDIGISSSDNELPNLVQAAIKRVESDTEDTTVEGSFRKAAKDKNLPQYQSTLLQDFMEKTQMLGQSANSKLPEEKVIKAKEETLVQTTIPRKRRGRPKKVIAAPASGNSGPAINESADSGVISTTSTTQSTTPSPKMQSENVVPTGAVPIASSSKPKIDMAYLDKRMYATERVLYPPPRSKRRQNNKKTASSSSNKEELQLDPVWREIDVNKKFRLRSMSVGAASGTGAGTTICSKVLAAKSGYVSDYGSVRHQRSSHNHNSGYKSDASCKSRYSTKSCMSRRSRAKSCGYRSDCKESGKSGLRMRRKRRASMLLKSAADDPVEDQDILQLAGLSLGQSSEESNEYISKPSLQSLPTTSASKKYGEINRYVTTGQYFGRGGSLAATNPENFISKMMNQRKETPAPSKSSCKIKSRRSSAASMCSSYVSGVSRMRRRHRRKSFSHNKSLNIDSKLLTEIEIITSTFHSRCRIQEDRLTGSSGKEKLLADANKLQATLAAPSPAQQLVLNGGGTASTLPKPLKRALKKRKLSEPLVDFAMLSASASGTPNGSGSSNGNAKRRHKKSQSNDSSSPDDHKLPLKKRHYLLTPGERPPAEVAFANGKLNAEAWAAAAATAKSTASTKSQAQFNARSGKSALTPKKRHLLEQPNAVSGAASSASNSPLRIVVDNNSISGGKLLDISPSSLCSLKQQRRGGAAKQKVAAAKDLVQVQSPAGSYPPPGVFEPSVELEIQIPLGKLNESVITKAEVESPLLSALDIKEDTKKEIGHRVVETLLHKTGGNLLLKRKRKKINRTGFPTVRRKKRKISVEQQPTAVMEDPEPEIDPDDEPLQSLRETRSSSSAQVQGPANPPMDCERVPQAGEARETFVARSNQRAPRLSVVALERLQRPQTPARGRPRGRKPKNKDQPEVAPLPPPKTEPEVKPAKKRGRQPKQPVLEEPPPAPIPQQKKTKLEPNIKLPAGIDPNTNFSCKIRLKRRKNLENATHQSKKENPVKPATVEPVAPEVPVSQEEIDAEAAAKRLDTIPVEHDPLPASESQNPGPPDYASCSESSEDKASTTSLRKLSKVKKTYLVAGLFSNHYKQSLMPPPAKVNKKPALEEHQVNSGSLLPPPPYCEKYLRRSEIDFELPYDIWWAYTNSKLPTRHIVPSWNYRKIRTNVYAESVRPNLAGFDHPTCNCKNQGEKACLDNCLNRMVYTECSPSNCPAGEKCRNQMIQRHAVAPGVERFMTTDKGWGVRTKLPISKGTYILEYVGEVVTEREFKQRMASIYLNDTHHYCLHLDGGLVIDGQRMGSDCRFVNHSCEPNCEMQKWSVNGLSRMVLFAKRAIEQGEELTYDYNFSLFNPSEGQPCRCNTPQCRGVIGGKSQRVKPLPVVEAKPALEGPPGRNGRQRKHKAKKHAQRQTGKDTASAVAVAKLQPLSEKERKLVKQFNTFLIRNFEKIRRCKAKRAAVLAAASATASSPAPGVTNGDIPGRRPSTPSSTSLAAQISALCSPRNMKTRGLAQTVHDPELEKMAKMAVILRDICSAVESLKMSDLLTTVSSKKKKAIKNSLSGKLGATAGTSRVEFRSIQAQVEQGHYKTPQEYDDHMQQLFMEAKQQHGDDEGKAKALQSLKDCYEQQKAASYVQLVEILGDSESLQSFKPKEVILPVEEASKVAVKKSPGAKDRDSPLVPSKTTPLLLPVGGSPEEDVIRCICGLYKDEGLMIQCAKCMVWQHTECTKADIDADNYQCERCEPREVDREIPLDEYTEEGHRYYLSLMRGDLQVRQGDAVYVLRDIPIKDEAGKVLPTQKHTYETIGAIDYQECDIFRVEHLWKNEMGKRFIFGHHFLRPHETFHEPSRRFYPNEVVRVSLYEVVPIELVIGRCWVLDRTTFCKGRPMECNDEDHCFICELRVDKTARFFSKAKANHPACTKSYAFRKFPEKLKISKSYAPHDVDPSLLKTRKQKTELEVGAGPATMRKTLGSQEQQQPKTVGRKPRGISAAPVETTAVHVVAPMVPNKQMVKKRRSRLENVLITMKLKCLDAQTAQEQPIDLSYLLSGRGARQRKTQQSSSSSTASST, encoded by the exons ATGAGCAGTGGCCAAAATGAGACGGCAGCAGCAAAGGTTCTGGAAACGCAACGCGCACAAGAGTCCGGCAGTGAAAATGAG GAAACCGACTGCATTACGGATCAATCGAGCCAGTCGAAGTCGACCAAGTCAGCCACCCAGTTCAGCGTGCAGCGTTCGGACACCGATGGCCTGCGAATGAGAATCTCGGCCATCCGCCCCCCGTTAGGAGTCCCAGCAACCAAGAAACCCCTGAAGCCCAGAAAAATGTCTACCCAGGACACCGAGTCCGGCTGCTCGGAGGCCAGGAACAGAGCGGCCAGCAAGAAAGTCAAGATCAAGCGCAAGAAGCTGGCCAGCACCAGTGGGACTAGCAAATCGGATAAGGTATCCAAGTCTAAGAAGCCACAGATCTCGGCCTTTTCCTCGGACTCAGAGGATGATCTGCCCCTAAAGGTTCACCAGCAGAGAGCTCCGCGACTGCTGCTCACTGCAATCTCCCAGGCGGCTCAGTCCGCCGGCAAACCCCCGCTGGACATCGGAATCTCCTCCAGCGACAACGAGTTGCCCAACCTCGTGCAGGCGGCCATCAAGCGAGTGGAGAGTGATACGGAGGACACCACTGTGGAGGGCAGCTTCCGCAAGGCGGCCAAGGACAAGAATCTACCCCAGTACCAGTCCACTTTGCTGCAGGACTTCATGGAGAAGACTCAGATGCTGGGACAGAGCGCCAACTCCAAGCTTCCGGAAGAGAAAGTTATAAAAGCTAAGGAGGAGACCCTGGTGCAAACCACTATTCCTCGAAAGCGCAGAGGTAGACCCAAAAAAGTGATCGCAGCTCCCGCCTCGGGAAACTCTGGACCTGCTATAAATGAATCCGCCGATTCGGGTGTTATTAGTACCACTAGCACTACGCAAAGTACGACTCCCTCACCGAAAATGCAAAGTGAAAACGTTGTGCCCACGGGAGCAGTCCCAATCGCCTCCAGCAGCAAGCCCAAGATCGATATGGCCTATCTGGACAAGCGTATGTATGCCACCGAGCGGGTGCTCTATCCCCCGCCAAGGAGCAAGCGGCGTCAGAACAATAAAAAGACCGCCTCCAGCTCATCTAATAAAGAGGAACTGCAATTGGATCCTGTGTGGCGAGAGATCGACGTAAATAAGAAGTTCAGGCTAAGGAGCATGAGTGTGGGCGCAGCTAGTGGAACTGGAGCTGGCACCACCATTTGCAGCAAGGTCCTGGCCGCCAAGAGCGGTTACGTCTCGGATTACGGAAGCGTAAGGCACCAAAGGAGCAGCCACAACCACAACTCCGGCTATAAGTCCGATGCCAGTTGCAAGAGTCGATACAGTACCAAGAGCTGTATGAGTCGCAGGAGCAGGGCCAAAAGTTGCGGCTACCGGAGTGATTGCAAGGAATCAGGAAAGTCTGGGCTTAGGATGAGGCGGAAGCGGAGGGCTTCCATGCTTTTAAAGAGCGCTGCAGACGATCCCGTCGAGGATCAGGACATCCTTCAGCTGGCGGGGCTATCCCTGGGCCAGAGCAGCGAGGAAAGCAACGAGTACATCAGCAAGCCAAGTCTCCAGAGTCTGCCCACTACAAGTGCCAGCAAGAAGTACGGCGAGATCAACCGCTATGTGACCACGGGGCAGTATTTCGGTCGTGGCGGCAGTTTGGCTGCCACTAACCCAGAGAACTTTATCAGTAAAATGATGAATCAGCGGAAAGAGACCCCGGCTCCCAGTAAATCCTCGTGCAAGATTAAGTCCCGTCGCTCCTCGGCAGCCAGTATGTGCAGTAGCTATGTATCTGGGGTGTCTAGAATGCGTCGTAGGCATCGCCGGAAGAGTTTTAGTCACAACAAGTCCTTGAACATTGATTCCAAGCTGCTCACCGAAATCGAGATTATCACAAGCACCTTTCACTCCAGGTGTCGCATTCAGGAGGATCGGCTGACCGGGAGCAGCGGCAAGGAGAAGCTACTGGCCGATGCTAACAAACTGCAAGCCACTTTAGCAGCCCCAAGTCCTGCCCAGCAGTTGGTTCTGAACGGTGGAGGAACAGCTTCAACGCTTCCCAAACCTTTGAAACGGGCCTTAAAAAAGCGAAAGCTCAGTGAGCCCCTGGTGGACTTCGCTATGCTATCAGCCAGCGCTAGTGGAACTCCCAATGGCAGTGGAAGCAGCAACGGCAATGCTAAGAGACGACACAAGAAATCCCAGAGCAATGACAGCTCCAGTCCCGACGACCACAAGTTGCCGCTGAAGAAGCGTCACTACCTGTTGACTCCAGGAGAGCGTCCGCCTGCGGAAGTGGCCTTCGCCAATGGAAAACTAAATGCGGAGGCGTGGGCCGCAGCAGCGGCGACTGCTAAGAGCACTGCGTCTACTAAATCGCAGGCTCAATTTAATGCCAGGAGCGGAAAATCCGCGCTTACGCCTAAAAAGAGGCACCTCCTAGAGCAACCGAACGCTGTCAGCGGAGCTGCCTCATCAGCCAGCAATTCTCCCTTAAGGATTGTTGTAGATAACAACTCCATAAGTGGTGGGAAATTGCTCGACATCAGTCCCAGCTCGCTGTGCTCCCTCAAGCAGCAAAGGAGAGGTGGAGCAGCTAAGCAGAAGGTGGCGGCTGCAAAGGACTTGGTTCAGGTTCAATCCCCAGCTGGTAGCTATCCTCCCCCCGGGGTGTTTGAGCCATCTGTAGAGTTAGAAATCCAAATACCTCTTGGTAAACTTAACGAATCAGTCATAACAAAAGCAGAGGTCGAATCTCCCCTGCTCTCGGCATTGGATATCAAGGAGGATACCAAAAAGGAGATTGGTCACCGAGTTGTGGAAACGTTGCTACACAAAACGGGAGGCAATCTCCTTCTAAAACGAAAGCGAAAAAAGATCAATCGAACTGGATTTCCCACTGTGCGCAGGAAGAAGCGTAAAATTAGTGTGGAACAGCAGCCAACAGCCGTGATGGAAGATCCCGAGCCGGAGATCGATCCCGATGATGAACCTCTGCAATCCTTAAGAGAAaccagaagcagcagcagtgcCCAGGTCCAGGGACCTGCTAATCCTCCAATGGATTGTGAACGCGTGCCCCAGGCAGGCGAAGCCAGGGAAACCTTTGTGGCGAGGAGCAATCAGAGAGCTCCGCGCCTATCGGTTGTGGCCCTGGAGCGTCTACAGCGACCCCAAACCCCCGCTAGAGGAAGACCTCGAGGTAGAAAACCTAAGAATAAGGACCAACCTGAAGTAGCACCTTTGccgccgcccaaaactgaacCCGAGGTAAAGCCTGCCAAGAAACGTGGCCGGCAACCCAAACAACCGGTCTTAGAAGAGCCACCTCCCGCACCTATTCCTCAacagaaaaaaaccaaactgGAACCCAATATTAAACTCCCAGCTGGCATCGATCCTAACACGAATTTTAGCTGCAAGATTCGCTTGAAGCGGCGAAAGAACCTGGAAAATGCAACCCACCAAAGCAAAAAGGAAAATCCAGTTAAACCAGCGACAGTGGAACCTGTTGCTCCAGAAGTTCCCGTCAGCCAGGAGGAGATAGATGCCGAAGCGGCGGCTAAACGGCTAGACACTATCCCTGTTGAACACGATCCTTTGCCCGCCAGTGAGTCCCAGAACCCTGGTCCCCCAGACTACGCTAGCTGCAGTGAATCCAGCGAGGACAAAGCGTCCACCACCTCCTTGCGGAAACTATCCAAAGTAAAGAAGACCTATCTGGTAGCAGGACTCTTCTCCAATCACTACAAACAATCGCTGATGCCGCCACCAGCGAAGGTGAATAAGAAACCAGCTTTGGAAGAGCATCAAGTGAATTCTGGGAGCCTTCTCCCACCTCCTCCCTATTGCGAAAAGTACTTAAGAAGGAGTGAAATTGACTTTGAGCTTCCCTATGATATATGGTGGGCTTATACCAACTCCAAACTACCCACTCGACATATTGTGCCATCCTGGAATTATCGAAAGATTCGCACGAATGTATACGCCGAGTCAGTGCGTCCGAATCTGGCTGGATTCGATCATCCCACGTGTAACTGTAAGAACCAGGGGGAGAAAGCGTGTTTGGACAATTGTCTAAATCGCATGGTTTATACGGAGTGCTCGCCCAGCAATTGTCCAGCTGGAGAGAAGTGCCGGAATCAAATGATCCAGCGACATGCAGTTGCACCCGGAGTGGAGCGCTTTATGACGACGGATAAAGGGTGGGGAGTTAGAACTAAACTGCCCATTTCTAAGGGTACCTACATACTGGAGTACGTGGGGGAGGTGGTCACCGAAAGGGAGTTCAAGCAGCGGATGGCCAGTATATACCTGAATGACACTCACCACTACTGTTTGCACTTGGATGGAGGACTGGTCATCGATGGCCAGCGCATGGGCAGCGATTGTAGGTTTGTCAACCACTCCTGCGAGCCCAACTGCGAAATGCAGAAATGGAGCGTCAATGGCCTGTCAAGAATGGTCCTTTTTGCTAAAAGGGCCATTGAACAGGGAGAGGAGCTGACCTACGATTACAATTTTTCGCTGTTTAACCCGTCAGAGGGTCAACCCTGCAGATGCAACACGCCCCAGTGTCGAGGTGTCATCGGGGGTAAGTCGCAGAGGGTTAAACCCCTTCCCGTCGTGGAGGCAAAGCCTGCTTTAGAGGGTCCTCCGGGCCGAAACGGTCGCCAACGGAAGCACAAGGCCAAAAAGCACGCTCAACGGCAGACGGGCAAGGATACTGCATCAGCGGTGGCGGTGGCAAAGCTTCAACCTTTGTCCGAAAAGGAAAGGAAACTGGTCAAACAATTTAATACGTTCCTTATCAGGAACTTCGAAAAG ATACGAAGATGCAAGGCAAAGCGAGCAGCTGTCCTGGCAGCTGCATCCGCTACTGCGTCTTCTCCAGCGCCTGGCGTCACCAATGGAGACATCCCCGGTCGACGACCCTCCACCCCATCTTCCACTTCCCTGGCTGCCCAAATCTCCGCACTCTGCTCACCCCGCAACATGAAAACTCGTGGATTGGCACAGACAGTACATGATCCCGAACTGGAGAAGATGGCGAAAATGGCTGTGATTCTGAGGGATATTTGTAGTGCCGTTGAGTCCCTTAAGATGTCTGATCTGTTAACCACGGTGTCCAGCAAGAAGAAGAAAGCTATAAAGAACTCTTTGAGTGGTAAATTGGGTGCGACAGCTGGAACTTCTCGAGTGGAGTTCAGATCGATTCAAGCCCAAGTTGAACAGGGACACTACAAAACGCCCCAGGAATACGATGACCACATGCAGCAACTGTTTATGGAGGCCAAGCAGCAGCACGGCGATGACGAGGGCAAGGCCAAAGCTCTACAGTCTCTTAAGGATTGCTATGAGCAACAGAAAGCCGCCAGCTATGTTCAGCTTGTCGAGATACTTGGCGATTCAGAGTCATTGCAGAGCTTCAAACCAAAGGAGGTTATTTTACCAGTGGAGGAAGCATCAAAAGTTGCGGTGAAAAAATCACCAGGAGCAAAGGATAGGGATTCACCACTGGTGCCATCGAAAACCACGCCTCTATTGCTTCCCGTTGGAGGCTCTCCTGAAGAGGATGTGATCCGTTGCATTTGCGGGTTGTATAAGGATGAGGGATTGATGATTCAGTGCGCCAAGTGCATGGTGTGGCAGCACACAGAGTGCACCAAAGCAGACATCGATGCGGATAACTATCAATGCGAACGATGCGAGCCAAGGGAAGTGGATCGGGAGATTCCCCTGGACGAATACACCGAGGAGGGCCACCGCTACTATCTTTCCTTGATGCGTGGCGATCTGCAAGTGCGTCAGGGAGATGCCGTCTATGTGCTACGGGATATTCCCATCAAGGACGAGGCGGGCAAGGTGTTGCCGACACAGAAGCACACCTACGAAACGATCGGAGCAATTGATTACCAAGAATGCGACATCTTTCGGGTAGAGCACTTGTGGAAAAACGAAATGGGGAAGCGTTTCATATTCGGGCACCATTTCCTTCGCCCCCATGAAACTTTCCATGAACCTTCGCGTCGTTTTTACCCCAATGAAGTGGTAAGAGTTTCCCTTTATGAGGTGGTACCCATCGAGTTGGTCATTGGGCGCTGCTGGGTTTTGGATCGCACCACTTTTTGTAAAGGGCGCCCTATGGAATGCAACGACGAGGATCATTGCTTTATCTGTGAGCTGCGTGTGGACAAGACGGCGAGGTTCTTCTCCAAGGCAAAGGCCAATCATCCGGCCTGCACGAAGAGCTATGCTTTCCGAAAGTTCCCCGAGAAGCTAAAAATCTCCAAGAGCTATGCT CCCCATGATGTGGATCCTTCGTTGCTAAAAACGAGGAAGCAAAAGACTGAATTAGAAGTAGGAGCCGGGCCAGCAACGATGCGAAAGACACTCGGCTCGCAGGAACAGCAGCAGCCGAAGACGGTTGGGAGAAAGCCGCGTGGAATTAGTGCCGCCCCAGTGGAAACCACAGCTGTCCATGTCGTAGCACCAATGGTGCCCAACAAACAG ATGGTTAAGAAGAGAAGATCGCGTTTAGAGAACGTTTTGATAACTATGAAGCTTAAGTGTCTGGATGCACAAACAGCCCAGGAGCAGCCCATTGATTTGTCATACCTGCTGTCTGGACGCGGAGCACGGCAGCGGAAGACGCAGCAGTCGAGTAGCAGCTCCACGGCCAGTTCGACCTAA